One genomic segment of Fusobacterium mortiferum ATCC 9817 includes these proteins:
- the fabF gene encoding beta-ketoacyl-ACP synthase II, producing MNRVVVTGIGLITALGTGIEKSWKRIVAGETGVGRIESYDATDMPVQIAAEVKDFDPIEFGIEKKEVKKLARNTQFAIAATKMALEDSKLVIDETNAEEVGVIVSSGIGGIEIFEAQHQTMLEKGVKRISPFTIPAMIANMASGNIGIYFGAKGPNKSIVTACASGTHSVGDAFEMIKNGRAIAMIAGGTEASITPFAMNAFANMKALSTRNDEPTKASRPFSADRDGFVMGEGAGVLILEELEHAKARGAKIYAEIVGYGETCDAYHITAPADGGEGAARAFKMALKEGNISLDEVTYINAHGTSTPANDRNETAAIKSVFGDCAKNLMVSSTKGATGHGLGAAGGIEAVLIAKAISEGVVPPTINYDNPDADCDLNYVPNVAVEKEINVAMSSSLGFGGHNAVIAMRKYK from the coding sequence GTGAACAGAGTAGTAGTTACAGGAATAGGACTTATAACTGCACTAGGTACAGGAATTGAAAAAAGCTGGAAAAGAATAGTAGCTGGGGAAACAGGAGTAGGAAGAATAGAATCATATGATGCTACTGATATGCCAGTACAAATAGCAGCAGAAGTAAAAGATTTTGATCCAATTGAATTTGGAATTGAAAAAAAAGAAGTAAAAAAATTAGCTAGAAATACTCAATTTGCTATTGCAGCTACAAAAATGGCATTAGAAGATTCGAAATTAGTAATTGATGAAACTAACGCTGAAGAAGTGGGAGTAATAGTTTCTTCTGGTATAGGGGGAATTGAGATATTTGAAGCTCAACATCAAACAATGCTAGAAAAGGGAGTAAAAAGAATATCTCCATTTACTATTCCAGCTATGATAGCAAATATGGCTTCTGGAAATATAGGAATATATTTTGGGGCAAAAGGACCAAATAAATCAATAGTTACAGCTTGTGCATCAGGAACTCACTCAGTGGGAGATGCTTTTGAAATGATAAAAAATGGAAGAGCAATAGCTATGATAGCAGGAGGAACAGAAGCTTCTATAACTCCATTTGCTATGAATGCTTTTGCTAATATGAAAGCATTATCTACAAGAAATGATGAGCCAACAAAAGCTTCAAGACCATTTAGCGCTGATAGAGATGGATTTGTAATGGGAGAAGGAGCAGGAGTATTAATTCTTGAAGAGTTAGAACATGCAAAAGCTAGAGGCGCAAAAATATATGCTGAAATAGTAGGATATGGAGAGACTTGTGATGCTTATCATATAACAGCTCCAGCAGATGGTGGAGAAGGAGCAGCAAGAGCATTTAAAATGGCTCTTAAAGAAGGAAATATATCTCTTGATGAAGTAACATATATCAATGCTCATGGAACATCAACACCGGCAAATGATAGAAATGAAACAGCAGCAATAAAATCTGTATTTGGAGATTGTGCTAAGAATTTAATGGTATCATCAACTAAGGGAGCAACAGGACACGGATTAGGAGCAGCAGGAGGAATAGAAGCTGTACTTATAGCTAAAGCTATATCTGAAGGAGTAGTCCCACCTACAATAAACTATGATAACCCAGATGCTGATTGTGATTTAAACTATGTACCAAATGTAGCAGTAGAGAAAGAGATAAATGTAGCTATGTCAAGTTCATTAGGATTTGGTGGACATAATGCTGTAATAGCTATGAGAAAATATAAATAA
- the rnc gene encoding ribonuclease III — MKRNYLDFEKNLGYSFKNKELLKNSLIHRSFGNEHRRYKKISNERLELLGDAVLDLVVTEYLYKSYANSTEGDLAKVKSMVVSEPVLAGISKKLEVGKYLLLSRGEELTGGRERSSILGDAFEAILGAIYMDSNFETAKEFVLTHIKDSIDHVDSNEEILDFKTILQEYSQKNYRVIPEYSVINEIGPDHQKIFEIEVKIDNGIDEEKSDRGTGKNKKTAEQAAAKSLCKKLGVKIHEAL, encoded by the coding sequence ATGAAAAGAAATTACTTAGATTTTGAAAAAAATCTTGGGTATTCTTTCAAAAATAAAGAACTTCTAAAAAATTCACTTATTCATCGTTCATTTGGAAATGAGCATAGAAGATATAAAAAAATAAGTAACGAAAGACTAGAGCTGCTAGGTGATGCAGTTCTAGATCTTGTTGTTACAGAATATTTATATAAAAGTTATGCTAATTCTACAGAAGGTGATTTAGCAAAGGTTAAATCTATGGTAGTAAGTGAGCCAGTTTTAGCTGGAATTTCTAAAAAGTTAGAAGTAGGAAAGTATCTTTTACTTAGTAGAGGAGAGGAGTTAACTGGAGGAAGAGAGAGAAGTTCTATTTTAGGAGATGCCTTTGAAGCTATTTTAGGAGCCATATACATGGACTCTAATTTTGAAACAGCAAAAGAGTTTGTTTTAACACACATAAAAGATTCTATTGACCATGTAGATAGCAATGAAGAGATTTTAGATTTTAAAACTATTCTTCAAGAATATAGTCAAAAAAATTATAGAGTTATTCCAGAATATTCAGTTATCAATGAGATAGGACCAGATCATCAGAAAATATTTGAGATAGAAGTAAAGATAGATAATGGTATAGATGAAGAAAAATCAGATAGAGGTACAGGAAAAAATAAAAAAACAGCAGAGCAGGCAGCAGCAAAATCTCTATGTAAGAAATTAGGGGTAAAAATTCATGAAGCACTATAA
- a CDS encoding elongator complex protein 3, translated as MKHYNIPVFISHFGCPNSCVFCNQKKINGRETDVTMEDLKNIIEMYLETLPKNSKKEVAFFGGTFTGISMKLQEEYLKTAYEYIKRGDISGIRLSTRPDCINDEIVAQLKKYGVTSVELGVQSLDEEVLLATERYYPVSVVAEACKTIKKYGIELGIQLMIGLPKSTDESDYETAVKALDMEPDMVRIYPTLVIKNTKMENMFLKGEYTPLTIEEAIARTRKIYALLESNGINIIRVGLQPSEDLREDGVVLGGPFHPAFRELVETEIYYSFFKKIIDREKKLEILANEKNISKLVGIKKVNKIRLKEFFEIKIDNSIDRDSVVVNGKEYSRLDVLKGELE; from the coding sequence ATGAAGCACTATAATATACCTGTATTTATAAGCCATTTTGGATGTCCAAATTCATGTGTTTTTTGTAATCAAAAAAAAATAAATGGTAGAGAAACTGATGTAACAATGGAGGACTTAAAAAATATCATAGAAATGTACTTAGAAACTCTTCCAAAGAATTCCAAGAAAGAAGTGGCTTTCTTTGGTGGAACTTTTACAGGGATTTCTATGAAATTACAAGAGGAATATCTAAAAACTGCATATGAATATATAAAAAGAGGAGATATATCAGGAATTAGATTATCAACAAGACCTGACTGTATAAATGATGAGATAGTAGCTCAATTAAAAAAATATGGAGTAACTTCTGTTGAGTTAGGAGTTCAATCATTAGACGAAGAAGTTTTATTAGCAACAGAGAGATATTATCCAGTAAGTGTAGTAGCTGAAGCTTGTAAAACTATAAAAAAATATGGTATAGAACTAGGGATACAACTTATGATAGGATTGCCTAAATCTACAGATGAGAGTGACTATGAAACAGCAGTAAAAGCTCTAGATATGGAACCTGATATGGTAAGAATCTATCCTACTTTAGTAATAAAAAATACTAAAATGGAGAATATGTTTTTAAAAGGGGAGTATACTCCTCTTACAATAGAAGAGGCAATAGCTAGAACTAGAAAAATATATGCATTATTAGAAAGTAATGGTATAAATATAATAAGAGTAGGGTTACAGCCAAGTGAGGATTTAAGAGAGGATGGAGTAGTTTTAGGTGGACCATTTCATCCAGCTTTTAGAGAGTTAGTAGAAACAGAAATCTATTATAGTTTTTTCAAAAAAATTATAGATAGAGAGAAAAAATTAGAAATATTAGCTAATGAAAAAAATATTTCTAAGCTTGTAGGAATAAAAAAAGTAAATAAAATAAGATTAAAAGAGTTTTTTGAGATAAAAATAGATAACTCAATAGATAGAGATAGTGTAGTTGTAAATGGTAAAGAGTATTCTAGGTTAGATGTACTAAAGGGAGAGTTGGAATAG
- a CDS encoding Rne/Rng family ribonuclease, which translates to MNQIVINIDEFQSRAAIIEDEKVVEVLIEREEERRINANIYKGKVANVLPGMESAFVNIGLEKNAFLYVNDLREFEEKYLDGICNSERPIEDILTVGDEVVVQVLSEPRGTKGARVTTHYTIPGKYLVLMPNNNHIAISKKIKEEEERNRLEEIVRDLKPENMGVIIRTAAQGKSIFHFEREMEYLVKKWEDIEKKTSTAKIGEVLYKDNGIVATVLRDIFSNEIDELVIDNEEVYWEVIDYINAFSEKTLKTKIKLYNDDEIGIFERYGIEKEIENALKEEVRLECGGYLVIQKTEALISIDVNTGKNTGSYNLEQTVLNTNLEAAREIPRQLRLRNLGGIIIIDFIDMRLEEDKLKVLEALEQNLSKDRIKNNIVHFTDLGLIEMTRKRTGKPLYNYFQERCPMCEGTGKIKSKDSVIHEMMTEIKECAKDEDINIIKVILSKKLKIAFKELYFDFVEDFVKNRKKKIILEENSQNDYSYEIILMK; encoded by the coding sequence ATGAATCAGATAGTAATCAACATAGATGAATTTCAATCAAGAGCAGCTATTATAGAAGATGAAAAAGTTGTAGAAGTCCTTATAGAGAGAGAGGAAGAAAGAAGAATAAATGCTAATATTTATAAAGGAAAGGTAGCAAATGTTTTACCAGGAATGGAATCAGCTTTTGTAAATATAGGATTAGAAAAGAATGCATTTTTATATGTAAATGATTTAAGAGAATTTGAAGAGAAATATTTAGATGGAATATGTAATAGTGAGAGACCTATTGAAGATATACTAACAGTAGGAGATGAGGTAGTAGTACAAGTACTTAGTGAACCAAGAGGAACTAAAGGAGCAAGAGTTACTACTCACTATACTATTCCAGGAAAATATCTAGTATTAATGCCTAATAATAATCATATAGCTATTTCTAAGAAGATAAAAGAGGAAGAGGAAAGAAATAGATTAGAAGAGATAGTGAGAGATTTAAAACCTGAAAATATGGGAGTAATCATTAGAACTGCTGCTCAAGGAAAGAGTATTTTTCATTTTGAAAGAGAGATGGAATATCTTGTAAAAAAATGGGAAGATATAGAGAAAAAAACAAGTACAGCCAAAATAGGAGAAGTATTATATAAAGATAATGGAATAGTAGCTACTGTACTTAGAGATATATTTTCTAATGAGATTGATGAATTGGTTATAGATAACGAAGAGGTATATTGGGAAGTAATTGATTATATTAATGCTTTTAGTGAAAAGACTTTAAAAACAAAAATAAAGCTGTATAATGATGATGAAATTGGAATTTTTGAAAGATATGGGATAGAAAAAGAGATAGAAAATGCTTTAAAAGAAGAAGTAAGATTAGAGTGTGGTGGATATTTAGTTATCCAAAAAACAGAAGCATTAATAAGTATAGATGTGAATACAGGAAAGAATACTGGAAGCTATAACTTAGAACAAACAGTTTTAAACACTAATTTAGAAGCAGCAAGAGAGATACCTAGACAACTTAGATTGAGAAATTTAGGTGGAATTATAATAATAGATTTTATTGATATGAGATTAGAAGAGGATAAATTAAAAGTTTTAGAAGCCTTAGAACAAAATCTTTCTAAGGATAGAATAAAAAATAATATAGTTCATTTTACAGATTTAGGACTTATAGAGATGACAAGAAAAAGAACAGGAAAACCTCTTTATAATTACTTTCAAGAGAGATGCCCTATGTGTGAAGGAACTGGAAAAATAAAATCCAAAGATTCTGTTATCCATGAGATGATGACAGAAATAAAAGAGTGTGCTAAAGATGAGGACATAAATATCATAAAAGTGATTTTGTCTAAAAAATTGAAAATAGCTTTTAAAGAGTTATATTTTGATTTTGTAGAAGATTTTGTAAAAAATAGAAAGAAAAAAATTATTTTGGAAGAGAATAGTCAAAATGATTATAGTTATGAAATTATTTTGATGAAGTAA
- the coaD gene encoding pantetheine-phosphate adenylyltransferase encodes MRIGVYAGSFDPITKGHFDVIKKSLKITDKLIVAVMNNANKKCWFSLEERKNLIEMLVSEFGDKVEVKSFDGLLIDFMKENGADIIIRGLRAVSDFEYELGYAFVNHDLSYGEIETIFIPAAREYMYLSSSSVREAATVGARLDIFVDEKIIDIIKKKAESLKG; translated from the coding sequence ATGAGAATAGGAGTATATGCAGGAAGTTTTGACCCGATAACTAAGGGACATTTTGATGTAATAAAAAAATCTTTAAAGATTACTGATAAGTTAATAGTAGCGGTAATGAATAATGCTAATAAAAAATGTTGGTTTTCTTTAGAGGAAAGAAAAAATTTAATAGAGATGTTAGTATCAGAGTTTGGAGATAAAGTTGAAGTAAAAAGTTTTGATGGACTTTTAATAGATTTTATGAAAGAAAATGGTGCTGATATAATAATTAGAGGATTAAGAGCTGTTTCAGACTTTGAATATGAGTTAGGGTATGCTTTTGTAAACCATGATTTGTCTTATGGAGAGATAGAAACTATATTTATACCAGCAGCTAGAGAGTATATGTATTTAAGTTCAAGCTCTGTAAGAGAAGCAGCAACAGTAGGAGCTAGATTAGATATATTTGTAGATGAAAAGATTATAGATATAATTAAGAAGAAGGCTGAAAGTCTAAAAGGATAG
- the radA gene encoding DNA repair protein RadA: MAKTKSFYICSECGYKATKWAGKCPQCGSWGSFEEEIEVTSSVGALVISSAISIKETSEKVFSFDEILTEKNDRYRTRIGEFDRILGGGLLCGEVILITGNPGIGKSTLLLQVANEYTTYGEVIYISGEESPAQVKNRGERLNIKSKNLFLMSETDISRIYEYLVSKKPKVVIVDSIQTLYNSVVDSIPGTPTQIRECTLKIIELAKKYGISFFIVGHITKDGKVAGPKLLEHMVDAVFNFEGEEGLFYRILRSTKNRFGSTNEIAVFSMEEDGMKEIKNSSEYFLSEREEKNIGSMVVPVLEGTKVFLLEVQTLLTEVTIGIPKRIVQGFDRNRIQILTAIAEKKMHINLSMKDLFVNIPGGLNIEDPAADLAVLISLLSIYKGVEISQKIAAIGELGLRGEIRKVFFIDKRLRELEKLGFKGVYIPEANRKEIEKNKYNLKLIYLKNLEELLERMNKDGQ; this comes from the coding sequence ATGGCAAAAACTAAAAGTTTTTATATATGTAGTGAGTGTGGATATAAAGCTACTAAGTGGGCAGGAAAATGTCCACAATGCGGTAGTTGGGGAAGTTTTGAAGAGGAAATAGAAGTGACATCTTCAGTAGGGGCTTTAGTAATTTCATCTGCTATTTCTATTAAAGAAACTTCAGAGAAAGTTTTTTCCTTTGATGAAATATTAACAGAAAAAAATGATAGATATAGAACTAGAATAGGAGAGTTTGATAGAATTTTAGGTGGAGGATTACTTTGTGGAGAAGTAATCTTAATAACTGGAAATCCTGGAATAGGAAAATCAACACTATTACTACAAGTAGCAAATGAATATACTACATATGGAGAAGTAATCTATATATCAGGGGAAGAATCTCCTGCTCAAGTAAAAAATAGAGGAGAGAGATTAAATATAAAAAGTAAAAATCTATTCTTAATGTCAGAAACAGATATTTCAAGAATTTATGAGTATCTAGTTAGTAAAAAACCTAAAGTTGTTATTGTAGATTCTATACAAACATTGTATAATTCTGTTGTAGATTCTATTCCTGGAACTCCAACGCAGATTCGTGAATGTACTTTAAAAATCATAGAGTTAGCTAAAAAATATGGGATATCTTTTTTTATAGTAGGTCATATAACTAAAGATGGAAAGGTAGCCGGTCCAAAACTTTTGGAGCATATGGTAGATGCTGTATTTAATTTTGAAGGAGAAGAGGGACTTTTTTATCGTATTTTAAGAAGTACTAAAAATAGATTTGGTTCAACAAATGAAATAGCAGTATTTAGTATGGAAGAAGATGGAATGAAGGAGATAAAAAACTCTTCAGAATATTTTTTAAGTGAAAGAGAAGAGAAAAATATAGGGAGTATGGTTGTACCTGTATTAGAAGGAACAAAAGTTTTTTTATTAGAGGTACAAACTTTACTTACAGAGGTAACAATAGGTATACCAAAAAGAATAGTACAGGGATTTGATAGAAATAGAATCCAGATACTTACAGCTATTGCAGAGAAAAAAATGCATATAAATTTATCTATGAAAGATTTATTTGTAAATATTCCAGGAGGGCTTAACATAGAAGACCCAGCTGCAGATTTAGCTGTACTTATTTCGTTGTTATCTATCTATAAGGGAGTAGAAATTAGTCAAAAAATAGCAGCTATAGGAGAATTAGGTTTAAGAGGAGAGATTAGAAAAGTCTTCTTTATAGACAAAAGGCTTAGAGAGTTAGAAAAGCTTGGTTTTAAAGGAGTATATATTCCAGAGGCCAATAGAAAAGAAATAGAAAAAAATAAGTATAATTTAAAACTGATATATTTAAAAAACTTGGAAGAACTTTTAGAAAGGATGAATAAAGATGGACAGTAA
- the disA gene encoding DNA integrity scanning diadenylate cyclase DisA, giving the protein MDSKKLEEMLSFVIPGTALREGLNNILEAGLGALIVVGFDENVKKITDGGFYLDCDFTPERVYELAKMDGAIILDAECKKIMYANVHLQPDRKYRSTESGTRHRTAQRAGQQTGKLVIAVSERRNVITLYRDDIRYRLKDGSSIENEASQAIKTMERYKSVLDRALANLTSLELDNIATLYDVATALQRFEMLRRIGDEVNSCVVELGVEGRLLNLQFQDLNQDIEEDEYDLIRDYMEEDRDYKDVKEKMKALDDEELLEVENFSHALGYGKSYSLLDNEVSPKGYRLLGRISKLTKKDIEKLINKYNSISKLQDVPDEELSDMKISKVKIKALKSGLKRLKLTVELEKV; this is encoded by the coding sequence ATGGACAGTAAAAAATTAGAGGAGATGCTGTCATTTGTAATACCAGGAACAGCTTTAAGAGAAGGATTAAACAATATACTTGAAGCTGGACTAGGAGCTTTGATAGTGGTTGGGTTTGATGAAAATGTAAAAAAAATAACAGATGGTGGATTTTATTTAGATTGTGATTTTACTCCAGAGAGAGTATATGAACTAGCTAAAATGGATGGAGCAATAATATTAGATGCAGAATGTAAAAAAATAATGTATGCAAATGTACATTTACAACCAGATAGGAAGTATAGATCAACAGAGAGTGGAACAAGACATAGAACTGCTCAAAGAGCTGGCCAACAAACAGGAAAACTTGTCATAGCAGTGTCTGAAAGAAGAAATGTGATAACTCTTTATAGAGATGATATAAGATATAGGTTAAAAGATGGCTCATCAATTGAAAATGAAGCTTCGCAAGCTATAAAAACTATGGAAAGATATAAATCTGTTTTGGATAGAGCGTTAGCAAATTTAACTAGTCTTGAGTTAGATAATATAGCAACTCTTTATGATGTAGCAACAGCTCTTCAAAGATTTGAAATGCTTAGAAGAATTGGTGATGAAGTAAATAGTTGTGTAGTTGAGTTAGGAGTAGAAGGAAGACTTTTAAATTTACAATTTCAAGATTTAAATCAAGATATAGAAGAAGATGAATATGACTTAATAAGAGATTATATGGAAGAAGATAGAGATTATAAAGATGTAAAAGAAAAGATGAAAGCTTTAGACGATGAAGAGTTATTAGAAGTAGAGAATTTCTCTCATGCTCTTGGTTATGGAAAGAGTTATAGTCTTTTAGATAATGAAGTTAGCCCTAAAGGATATAGACTTTTAGGAAGAATTAGTAAATTGACTAAAAAAGATATTGAAAAACTTATAAATAAATATAATAGTATATCTAAGCTTCAAGATGTCCCTGATGAAGAGTTATCAGATATGAAGATAAGCAAAGTAAAAATAAAAGCACTTAAAAGTGGTTTAAAAAGATTGAAATTAACTGTTGAATTAGAAAAAGTTTAG
- a CDS encoding butyryl-CoA:acetate CoA-transferase, which yields MSTFEKEYQEKLVSAEKAAEIVKSGDFVDYGWCVTTTVAFDKALAKRMPELTDINLRGGILLWEPEVFKIENPEKHFTWNSWHSSGLERKLISKGLGFYMPLRYSEMPRYYRDGGAKVDVAVMQVTPMDEAGYFNFSVSPSHMMAVCEVAKKVIVEVNKNLPVCQGGFEHAIHISKVDMIIEGDNPMPAILPAPTPSEVDMKVAELIVEELKDGCCIQLGIGAMPTAVGSLIAKSNLKDLSVHSEMYVDSFVEMAKAGKVTGAHKNSNRFRQVFTFAAGGKEMYEYLNNNPEIMAAPVDYVNDIRTISSIDNFISINNAVDIDLFGQVNTESAGPKHISGAGGQLDFVLGGYLSKGGKSFICLSSTFKTKDGQLKSRIRPTLQEGSIVTDTRANVQYVVTEYGKVNLKGKSAFERAKLLISIAHPDFREKLKEEARKLGIWKD from the coding sequence ATGTCAACATTTGAAAAAGAGTATCAAGAAAAATTAGTATCAGCAGAAAAAGCAGCAGAGATAGTAAAATCTGGGGATTTTGTAGATTATGGTTGGTGTGTAACTACTACAGTAGCTTTTGATAAAGCTTTAGCTAAAAGAATGCCAGAATTAACAGATATTAACTTAAGAGGTGGAATTCTTTTATGGGAACCAGAAGTTTTTAAAATAGAAAATCCAGAAAAACATTTTACTTGGAATTCATGGCATTCAAGTGGATTAGAAAGGAAATTAATATCAAAAGGTTTAGGTTTCTATATGCCTTTAAGATATTCAGAAATGCCAAGATATTATAGAGATGGTGGGGCAAAAGTAGATGTGGCGGTTATGCAAGTTACTCCAATGGATGAAGCAGGGTACTTCAACTTCAGTGTAAGCCCTTCTCATATGATGGCAGTTTGTGAAGTAGCTAAAAAAGTTATAGTAGAGGTAAATAAAAATCTTCCAGTATGTCAAGGAGGATTTGAGCATGCTATCCATATTTCAAAAGTGGATATGATAATCGAAGGAGATAATCCAATGCCAGCTATTTTACCAGCACCTACTCCATCAGAAGTAGATATGAAAGTAGCTGAGCTAATAGTAGAAGAATTAAAAGATGGATGTTGTATTCAATTAGGAATAGGAGCAATGCCAACTGCTGTTGGATCTTTAATAGCTAAATCTAATTTAAAAGATTTAAGTGTACATTCAGAAATGTATGTTGACTCATTTGTAGAAATGGCTAAAGCTGGAAAAGTAACAGGAGCTCATAAAAACTCTAATAGATTTAGACAAGTATTTACATTTGCTGCTGGTGGAAAAGAGATGTATGAGTATTTAAATAATAACCCAGAGATAATGGCAGCACCAGTAGATTATGTAAATGATATTAGAACTATCTCTTCAATAGATAACTTTATATCTATTAATAATGCTGTTGATATAGACTTATTTGGACAAGTAAATACTGAAAGTGCTGGTCCTAAACATATAAGTGGAGCTGGAGGACAGCTTGACTTCGTACTAGGAGGTTATCTATCTAAAGGAGGAAAAAGCTTTATCTGCTTATCATCTACATTCAAAACAAAAGATGGTCAATTAAAATCAAGAATAAGACCTACATTACAAGAAGGATCTATAGTAACTGATACAAGAGCTAATGTACAATATGTTGTAACAGAATATGGAAAAGTTAATTTAAAAGGAAAGAGTGCTTTTGAAAGAGCTAAATTATTAATAAGTATAGCTCATCCAGATTTTAGAGAAAAGTTAAAAGAAGAAGCTAGAAAATTAGGAATTTGGAAAGATTAA
- the deoC gene encoding deoxyribose-phosphate aldolase, translated as MDRNKILSAVDHTLLTQNATWEDIKQILDDGIKYNVASACIPASYVKKAKEYVGDKLPICTVIGFPNGYSTTAVKIFETEDAIKNGADEIDMVINITDVKNENFDAILEEIKDIHKACNGKILKVIIETCLLTEEEKIKMCEIVTKSGAEYIKTSTGFSTGGATFNDIALMKKYVGKDVKIKAAGGISSLDDAAKFMELGADRLGTSRIVKIIKGENSENMY; from the coding sequence ATGGATAGAAATAAAATATTAAGTGCTGTTGACCACACACTTTTAACTCAAAATGCTACTTGGGAAGATATAAAACAAATTCTTGATGATGGAATAAAATATAATGTTGCTTCTGCTTGTATTCCAGCTTCTTATGTAAAAAAAGCTAAAGAATATGTAGGAGATAAGCTACCTATTTGTACAGTAATTGGTTTCCCTAATGGTTATTCTACAACTGCTGTAAAAATTTTTGAAACTGAAGATGCTATTAAAAATGGTGCTGATGAAATAGACATGGTTATCAATATTACTGATGTAAAAAATGAAAATTTTGATGCAATCTTAGAAGAGATTAAAGATATTCATAAAGCTTGTAATGGTAAAATATTAAAAGTGATTATTGAAACTTGTCTTTTAACTGAAGAAGAGAAAATAAAAATGTGTGAAATAGTTACTAAATCAGGAGCAGAATATATTAAAACTTCTACTGGATTTTCAACTGGTGGAGCTACATTTAATGACATAGCTTTAATGAAAAAATATGTAGGAAAAGATGTAAAAATAAAAGCTGCTGGTGGAATTTCTTCATTAGATGATGCTGCTAAGTTTATGGAATTAGGTGCTGATAGACTAGGTACAAGTAGAATAGTAAAAATCATCAAAGGGGAAAACTCTGAAAATATGTATTAA
- a CDS encoding phosphopentomutase, which yields MKKYKRIFTIVLDSLGIGAMKDSEKFGDIGVDTLGNIAKSVSSLNIPNLQKLGLANLHPIKNVNTVEKPLGYFAALNETSVGKDTMTGHWEMMGLNIQKPFQTFTDTGFPKELIDELEAKCGRKVVGNKSASGTEILDEYGEHEIATGDMIVYTSADSVLQICGHEKYMGLDNLYKYCEIARELTMKDEWKVGRIIARPYIGEKKGEFKRTSNRHDYALKPYGDTALNVLKNAGLDVISVGKINDIFDGEGVTESHKSKSSVHGMEQTIEIANKDFIGLCFVNLVDFDALWGHRRNPQGYAEEIEKFDKNLGVLLSKLREDDLLILTADHGNDPTYTGTDHTREQVPFIAYSPSFKENGNLGEFDTFAVIGATIVDNFGLTMPQDTIGYSILDKIN from the coding sequence ATGAAAAAATACAAAAGAATTTTTACAATAGTATTAGATTCATTAGGAATTGGAGCTATGAAAGATTCTGAAAAATTTGGAGATATAGGAGTAGATACACTTGGTAATATTGCTAAATCTGTTTCTTCTCTTAATATTCCAAATCTGCAAAAATTAGGATTAGCTAATCTACATCCTATTAAAAATGTAAATACAGTAGAAAAACCATTAGGATATTTTGCTGCTCTTAATGAAACTAGTGTTGGAAAAGATACTATGACTGGACATTGGGAGATGATGGGACTAAATATACAAAAACCTTTCCAAACTTTTACTGATACAGGTTTTCCAAAAGAATTAATAGATGAACTTGAAGCTAAATGTGGACGTAAAGTAGTTGGAAATAAATCTGCTAGTGGTACAGAAATACTTGATGAATATGGAGAACATGAGATAGCTACAGGAGACATGATAGTTTATACCAGTGCTGACTCAGTTTTACAAATCTGTGGACATGAAAAATATATGGGATTAGATAATCTTTATAAATATTGTGAAATAGCTAGAGAACTTACTATGAAAGATGAATGGAAAGTCGGGAGAATAATAGCTAGACCATATATAGGTGAAAAAAAAGGAGAATTCAAAAGAACAAGTAATAGACATGATTATGCTTTAAAACCTTATGGAGATACTGCTCTTAATGTTTTAAAAAATGCTGGACTAGATGTAATTTCTGTTGGAAAAATTAATGATATATTTGATGGAGAGGGAGTTACTGAGTCTCATAAATCAAAAAGTTCTGTTCATGGAATGGAACAAACTATTGAAATAGCCAATAAAGATTTTATAGGTCTTTGTTTTGTAAATTTAGTAGATTTTGATGCTTTATGGGGACACAGAAGAAATCCGCAAGGTTATGCTGAGGAGATAGAAAAATTTGATAAAAATTTAGGAGTACTTCTTTCTAAGTTGAGAGAAGATGATCTATTAATATTGACAGCTGATCATGGAAATGATCCTACTTATACTGGAACTGATCACACTAGAGAACAAGTGCCTTTTATAGCTTATTCTCCATCTTTTAAAGAAAATGGAAATTTAGGAGAATTTGATACCTTTGCTGTAATAGGAGCAACAATAGTTGATAACTTTGGACTAACAATGCCTCAAGATACTATTGGATACTCTATTTTAGATAAAATAAATTAA